The following nucleotide sequence is from Salinispirillum sp. LH 10-3-1.
TCAACGGACGCCGGAAACGGAAATCCGCCACCAAGGTCTCGCCACGCACCAGGTCAGACTCAGGAAATTCGGCCCGCAATATAGACACCATCTGTGCCGCTCGTTCGTCATCACCTTGCATTTCATAAGCACGTGCTGCCAAGGCTAGGCCGTCGGCCTGTACGTGCTCACCGGCAAAATCCTCAAACAACCGGTTCAAGCGAGCGAGGGCCGCCTCAGGTTTCTTTACCTGATAATAGTAAGTCGCCACATTGAGGTTGTATTCCGCCAAGCGAGTACGGGAGATTTGCATAATGCCTTTGGCTGGCTCAACAAATTCACTGTCCGGGTACAGGGTTAGGAACTCGCGTAATTGCGCAAAGGTGCGCTCATAACCACTGATGTCGCGGTCCACCGGGTTGCGGGTACTCAGCAGGCCAGCGGTCTGTTCGGCCATGCCAAAGCTGGTTAGGCCACGCAAGTAATACACATAGTCGATGTCTGGGTGCGCTGGCTGCAGTCGGATGAAGCGGTTGGCCCGACGCATCGCTACATCATATTGGCGGTCACTGTAGCTTGCGTATATCAAGTCCAGTTGAACTTGCGTAGCATAGGCGCCGAACGGAAAGCGACTTTCCATCGCTTCGAGTTGTTCGATCGCTTGCGAGTATCGACCGCGCTCCAAAAATTCGGCGGCGCGTTCGTAACTGTCGGCCTCTGTCGTAATGCGAGTTTGGTTGCCGCTGCACCCTGCCAGTATCAAAAGACTGACCAACAGAGCGAATATTGAAAATCGTCGGAACATGTTTTTCCCTGACTAGACTAAATCAAATACAATAGGACTTAATGAGCTTCGGGCTTACCCGAATGCCGCACTATTAAAACACAATTATGGCCACAACACCCATGCAAGAATTGATAGAAATGGAAGCACAAGTACCGGTTTCCATGGGCGGCCAACGTGTCGACCAAATCGCTGCGCAACTGTTTCCCGAGTACTCGCGCTCTCGCCTGCAGGGCTGGCTAAAGAGCGGCCAGATGCTGGTTGACGACCAGCCAGCCAAACCCAAAGACAAGCTGGTGGGTGGTGAATGGCTGCGCGTCGAAGCTGAGCTGGAAGTATTCAGTGAATGGCGAGCGGAACCAGTAGATTTTCCGATTCATTACGAAGATGAATCCATTATCGTGGTCAATAAGCCTGCTGGGCTGACTGTACACCCCGGTGCAGGTACTCCAAACGGTACTTTGTTGAACGGTTTGCTGCATTACGATCCCGATCTAGCCAGCGTGCCGCGTGCCGGCATTGTGCATCGCCTCGACAAGGACACCACGGGGCTGATGGTGGTGGCGCGTACTATCGAGGCGCAAACGGCGCTGGTGCGTGATCTGCAAGAACGCGAAATCTCCCGCGAATACGAGGCAGTGTGCAAGGGCGTCATGACCGGTGGCGGCATTGTCGATGAACCCATCGGTCGCCACGGTACGCAGCGCACCAAAATGGCAGTACGCCCAATGGGTAAGCCAGCCACCACGCATTATCGTGTTTTGCAGAAATTCGCCAATCACACCCACGTGCGTTTGAAGTTGGAGTCTGGGCGGACACACCAAATTCGCGTGCACATGGACCACATTCATTATCCGTTGGTCGGTGATCCCGTGTATGGTGGTCAGTTCTCGTTCCCGCGCGACATTTCTGACCGCTTAAAGGAAGCCCTGCAAGGGTTTCGGCGTCAAGCACTGCACGCCAAAGCTCTGGGTTTGTTTCACCCGGAAACCGGTGAGTGGATGGAATGGGAAATTGATCTGCCCGAAGACATGCAGCAGTTGTTGCATGTCATAGCCGAGGAGTCACCGAATGACGAATACTGATGGCCTGCTAATTCCAGAATGGGATGACCTTCCCGACGGCATTCATGCAGTCACCACTACTCGTTTGGGTGGATTCAGCGAAGCGCCTTATAGCAGCTTTAATTTGGCGCACCATGTAGGTGATGACCTGCCTTCGGTAAAACGCAACCGCGCCCGTCTAGCTGACCTGTTGGAACTGCCTGCCGTGCCACAATGGCTGAGCCAAGTGCACGGCATTCAAGTAATGCGTTTTCTAGAGCCGGAAGTTGCCACGCTGCAAGCCGATGCCTCGTACACCAATAAACCCGGTGTGCCTTTGGCCATAATGACCGCCGACTGCTTGCCCGTGCTGATCGCGTCGAAAGACGGTGAAGAGTTGGGTGCTGCGCACGCGGGTTGGCGTGGTCTGTGTGACGGTGTGATTGAGGCGCTGACGGGACACTTTCGCGCTCGACCCGATGAACTGACTGTATGGCTTGGCCCGGCGATTGGGCCAGAGGCGTTTGAAGTCGGCGCAGAAGTCCGCACGGCGTTTATGGCGGTAGACCCGAAAGCAGAACTGTGTTTTGTCGAGCAAAGCAACGGCAAATACCTAGCGGACATTTACGGCTTAGTGAGGCAGCGCCTGACTCGGCTGGGTATCAGCTCGGTCAGCGGTGGCGAATACTGCACGGTGACCGACAAGGAACATTTCTTCTCTTATCGTCGTGACGGTAAAACCGGTCGCATGGCAACCCTGATATGGCGTTAAGCGTGCCCTTCTAGCAAGCGCTCTATCCGTTTCAAGAACTGCGCCGTAGCTCGTCCACTGGGTGATTCTACCGCGCATTTCTGATGAAACATCAGAACTACTGTCACCGTGCCATCACTCAACGTTACGTTATAGCCGTCGTATCCTGCTTGCGCTGTCAGCCCTTGAAAAGTCCTTGCCCCGTCTGTTGTTGCAGTGCCTTGATCTATGATCACTTGGTATGCCTGCAGTAATGTGTAGGGGTCCATTTTTTCCAGCATTAAAAGCGCCTCCGGAAAAGCATTCAGTGGTTATAGCACTACAGGTCATTAATCAAAGTAGATCTTAATGCGGAGACAATCAGTTTGATAAGGGCAATACCACACGCACTTCAAGGCCGCCCGTTGTTCGGTTGTGAAGTTCAAGCTCGCCACCATGCCCGTGAATAATAGCGCGCGCGATACCCAGGCCTAGCCCCATGCCGTTCTTGTTCAAATGTCTGCCGTGGGCAAGCCGCGTGTAGGGCTCAAAGAGCTTCTTCATGTCGTCATCGCTGATGCCGGGGCCGTTATCGAGGATGCGGATGACGAGGTGGCTGGTGTTGGCTTCCAGAATAATGTCAGCGCGTTCGCCGTAGAACACCGCATTGTCGATCAGGTTGCTCAAACAACGCTTCAAAGCCAAAGGTTTACCGATGAAATTTGGCTGACTGGCAATGCGAACAGTGACGGGGTGTCCGGCCAGTGTGTTGTCGCGTGCCAGCTTTTGCAGGAGACGAGACAGGTCTATGGCGTGCGGGTCTTCATGAATGTCGCTGTCGCGTACGCTCTGCAATGCTCCCTTTACCATCAACTCGAGTTCGTCTAAGTCCTCATTGAATTCCTGCTGTAATTGTCCGTCTTCTAACAATTCAGTACGCAACTTGAGTCGAGTGATGGGGGTTCGTAGATCATGAGAGATAGCACCAAACAACCGTTCGCGGTCGGTCATGTAGCGTTGAATACGGGATTCCATTACGCCGAAAGCGCGGGCAGTGGCGTCCAATTCACGCAGGCCGGAGTCTTGCAGCGGTGCATGGTCCATACCGCGACCAAAGGCGTCTGCTGCGGCGGCTAAATCAGCCAGTGGCCGGGTTTGCCAGCGCACGAACCACACCGAGAGCACGCCCACAATCAATAATGACAACAGCAACGATAGCCAACGTTCACCCGTTAAGGCTCGAGTTTTGTCGAGAATATAGGGGTCGGGCAACAGCGTGGCGATGTACATCCAGGAGCCGTCGCGCAGCTTAACCTGACTGACGAGCAAAGGAGCGGGGCGGGGTTCTAACACCAAACTTTGGCGAATCCAGCGGTCGGGAAGGTCGGTAAGTAAGGTGCCATTGGTAAACACAACCGCGTGCTCTGGCATCACCAAGGCGGACTGAACATCGTTAACCCCTAGCTCGTCGGCCAGTACCGCGTTCACTTCTTCGAGGATTAGTGATCGTAGGCTATGGCTCATTTGCTCGGGCAATGTGATGGGATTTTGATTCAAGTTGAGAAAGTAACGGCTACCGCCTATTTCACGCTGTTGATCCAACACGATAGGCCGGACATTGTCGGGTAGAGCAGAGAAGTATTGCACCGTGGAAGCCATTGACAGCGCCAAATAACGCACGCTTTCAGACAGGCTTTGCTTCGCGTCGCTGCTGACTTGGCCTGCCCATATGGCACTGGTCACGATTTGTGCAGTGCTGACGCCGGCCACCATAACGATCAACAGGCGGGCGATCAGTGAGGAGGGCATCAAGCGCCACAGAGGTGATTTTTCAGCAGCGTTAGTCATGCTGAGGAATGTCCTTATGTCGCGTGACTTCTGCGCTGAAGACATAGCCCTCGCCGCGCACCGTTTTGATCAGTTGGGCCGTTTTGCCATCGTCACCCAAGCGTTGGCGCAGGCGACTGATCTGTACATCGAGGTAGCGATCCAGCGGACCCATGTCGCGGCCGCGGGTCAGCTCCATCAAGCGTGTACGTGTAATAACCTCGCCCGCGTGGCGTATAAAGAAGTGCAGCAGTTGATAATCTGCACCGTTCAGGTTCTGCCAGCCATCTTGCGGGGTGAGCAGTGAGCGCTCCAAGGTATCGAGCCAATAATCGCGAAACCGATAGTAGCGCCCAGCGCTTTCAGTCGTGTGGGCGGGCTCGTAACGACGCAGAATGGCTTTGATGCGAGCCAAGAGTTCGCGCGGACTGAACGGCTTAGCTAGGTAGTCGTCGGCTCCTAGTTCCAATCCGACCACTCGGTCGGTTTCTTCCGCGTTGGCGGTCAGCATGATGATGGGCACGTCAGATTGGCTGCGCAAAGCCCGGCACACGCTGAAACCGTCTTGCCCTGGTAGCATGATGTCCAGTATGACCACGGACACCTCATGGGCGCAACGCGGAAAATCATCGAGAAAGGTTTCGCCATCAGCTGCAACCGCAACGTTGTAGTTGTTGCGTTCCAAGTAGGTTTTCAGTAGTTCACGAATTTTCTGATCGTCATCGACGACATAAAGTGTCTTATTCATGGTCACTCAATGCGCTCAGAATTTGAGCGAGCCGTAGTTGGGTAATTTCGATGGGTATACTGTCATCGCGAAAGAATCGATGCAGGGTGTCGAAAATGGCGCTTTCTACACCCGGCGACGTTGCCATGCTGTGCGCCATGCTGGGGGCCAATAGCCCGGCCTGTTCGGCTTCACGAAAGACGTGCGCCGACGTCTGGGAACAGTCGTCGAAGCCTTCTAGTTTGATGTCTGCGCGGGCCGGAATAGTGCCCTTAGCCAGTGAAAATCGACGCTGTGTTTCCTCATCCAAAACGGTATGTGCAAACGCTGCCTGTGCGCGTTGCGTATCTGCTTTATTGCTTCGGAAGAACACAAAGGTATCGGCGCTGTACAGGTGATTTTGTGCTGTTCCGGGGACGGGCATGCAGAGGTAGTCTTTGCCCGGCAATTTATGCTGCGCAGTAAACTCGCCTTTCACCCAGTCGCCCATGATCTGCATAGCGGCATCACCGTTAATGACCATCTGGCTGGCTTCTTGCCATTCTCGGTTCTGATTCTGAGGGTCCATTATGCCTTTCAGGCGGCGCAGCAGGCTCAGGGCTTCAGCCACGCGGACGTCGTGCAGGGCGTTGGGGTCTAGATCAACAAAATACGCGCGATAAAACTCGGGGCCACCGACGCTGAGCAATAATGTTTCAAACAGGGTAGCCGTTTGCCATGCCTGTGCGCCGTGTGCCAACGGCACAATGCCCGCCGCTTGGAAGACTTCGGCAGCCTGAAACACCTGGCTCCAACTGGTGGGTAGGGGCAGATTATATTGTTGAAAAAGTGCTGGGTTCAGCCACATCCAGTTGATGCGATGAATGCTGACGGGCACGGCGGTGCGCACGCCATCGGCGTGAGTCAGGGTTTCCAAGGTGGCATAGCGTTCGCCGGGCCACGCGGTAGACCAGTCATCTAAGGGTTGCAGATACCCCAAGCGGGCCCAGAGACGAATATTGGGGCCGATGATTTGTGCGGCGCCAGGGTGTTGCCCGGCGATGACTCGAGCCTTGAGTACGGCCATGGCAGAATCGCCGCCACCGCCGGGTACGGCGTAGTCTTGCCACTCGACTTGGGCATGGGTAAGTTGCTGGCGCAATATGTCGGCGGCGGCGTGTTCGCCTGCGGAGGTCCACCAGTGCAGGACTTCCAAAGGTTGTGCCAGCGCGGTGGCGCTCAGTAACAGCGGTATGGCCATTAGACGTTTGAGCATGGGTATGCAGCCGTTGTGTTGTTCTTATTAGGTGGTACCTATCTTAACCCACTATATTCTCTTGTACTCTTTCAAAGTCTTGCAAAGCCTTTCGACAAATACCCGACCTGTGGCCTCTCGGGGTATGCCTCCGGCGCTCCACGGCAGGCCGAAAGTCGCGCCTTGAGGCACACGCCCTGCGGCCCTAACCCATACCCCGCCGTTCGCCATAGGATGGAAAAGTGTGGGGTCTTAGCTCATCTCTCGCCGTTTGCGATGTTAGGTTATGAAATGACCCAAGCATGGAATGAGAAGCCGCAAAGCCTTGTGATGCCTAGAGTTCTCGTCATATTTCATCATCACCTGTCCAGTTGTTAACAGTCATATAAAACCCGGTGTTAGCGTGCCCTCACTGGTATTCCAGCAAAAAACAATAAACACAATAAACCAAGTGAGAATGTCTTATGAAAAAACTGATGCGAATGGCGGTAGCCACAGCGCTGGTTGCTGCGGGTACGGCAGCCCAAGCCGGAAATCTGACCATTGAAAGCTGGCGCGTGGACGACCGTGACTTGTGGGAAGATGTGTTGATCCCTGCTTTTCAGGCGAAGCACCCCAATATCAATGTGCGTTTCGTACCGACCTCACCCACCGAATACGATTCTTCTCTGAACGCACGATTGCAAGCGGGTACGGCCGGTGACCTGATTACGTGCCGTCCGTTTGATGTGTCGTTGAATCTCTTTATGCAAGGCCGTTTGGCGGATGTGACGCGTCTTCCGGCCATGGACAACTTTGCCGACTTTGCTAAAAGTGCCTGGAGCACCGACGACGGCCAACGGCAGTTCTGCATGCCCATGGCATCGGTGATTCATGGTTTTCTATACAACAAAGAAATCTTCGCTGAGTTGGGCATAGAAGCACCGAAGACGGAGGCTGAGTTCTTTGCGGTGCTCGACCGGATTAAAGACGGTTCACGCTATACGCCATTGGCGCTGGGAACAAACGACCAGTGGGAAGCGAACCAGATTGTGTTTACCAGCATTGGCGCGCCGTATTGGGGTGGTGAGCAAGGCCGCCAAGCGCTATTAGCGGGCGAAGCACGCTTCTTAGACGATGAATTTGTGAATGCGTTTGGCCAGATGGCGCGCTGGGGTGAGTACATGGGACGCGGTTACCAAGCGCAGACCTATGGTGACTCGCAAAACCTGTTCGCTTTGGGTCGTGCGGCGATTTATCCGTCCGGTTCATGGGACATTGGTTATTTTAATCAGCAAGCCGACTTTGAGTTCGGTGCGTTCCCGCCGCCAATCCCAACCGGTGCTGACCGTTGTGTGATTTCCGACCACACGGACATCGGTATGGGCATCAATTCCGCGTCGCCCAACAAGGCAGAGGCCGAACTGTTTCTGACGTGGCTGGCCAGTGCGGAATTTGCAGATCTGTTCACCAACGAAGTCACCGGGTTTTTCTCGTTGGCGAATCATGCCGTAGACGTACGTGACCCCGTAGCGGCTGAGATGATTGGCTGGCGGCAGGACTGCGATTCAACCATTCGCCTCAATGCGCAGATCATGAACCGGGGCAATCCGAACATGGAGCAAGAGTTGTGGGTAGTGGGTAGCCAGGTGTTGAACGGCCAGATGACGCCAGAAGATGCTGCACGCCGCATTCATACCGGCTTCGCCTCTTGGTACCAGCCGCGCTAATAGCGATTCATGTGATCACGTTGGATGTTTGACGTGATGAACCCGTTGGGGTCACCTGTGCAGTTTGCAGTGACCCCTTTTTTTTACGAGGACTGCATTATGGTCACTGATGCGCAGCGTCGCTTTCCATGGCACATCATCTTTTTTCTTGGCCCTGCGGTGCTGATTTATACCGTGTTCAGCGCATGGCCGTTGCTCGATACATTGCGGCTAAGCCTGTTTACAGAAACCGGACCAGGCACGCGGGCGTTTTATGGCGTGGGTAATTTCATTACCTTACTGACCGACCCCAATTGGTCTGTACCGTTCTGGAATGCTCTGTGGAACAACACAAAATTCTTCTTGATACACATGCTGGTGCAAAACCCGATTGGTTTGCTGCTGGCTGCGCTGATCAGCTTGCGTGGTCTGCGCGGGGCAAAGGTGTATCGCACGCTCATTTTTCTGCCGACGTTGTTGTCGGTGGTGATCATCGGTTTTATCTGGCAGCTCATCCTCAGCCCGCTGTGGGGTGTGAGTGAGGGCTTATTGGAGGCTATTGGCTTAGGGCATTTATTTGATGCATGGCTCGGCAACGAAAGCTCGGCACTGATTACCTTAGCCTTGATATCCGTTTGGCAGTTTGTGGGTATCCCACTGATGCTGATTTACGCCAGCCTGATCGCGGTACCGGATGAATTGATTGAGGCTGCCGTGGTCGAGGGCGCATCGGCGTGGCGCATATTCTGGCAGATTAAGTTGCCGTTGATCCTACCGACGATGGGCTTGGTAACTATTTTGACCTTCGTCGGCAATTTCAATGCGTTCGAGTTGATCTATGCCGTTAAAGGCGCGTTGGCGGGGCCTAATTTCTCCACCGATATTCTCGGTACGTTCTTTTATCGCACCTTCTTTGGTTATCAGTCACAGATCGGCAGCGCAACAATGGGCGCGACGGTCGCGTCGATGATGTTTTTCGTCATTCTCTGTGGCGTGGCAGCCTACTTCTTTGTAATTCAGCGGCGCTTGCAGCGCTATGAGATGTGAGGGGCATGAACATGACGCTTAAAACCACCGTGAATACCGCTGCGCGCCGAGGTCCGTCGTTGGCGTGGCGCAAGCTCTGGCAGGGCGGGCCAGATGCCAAGCCGCTCAATGCCTTGGCGGTGCATGCTGTGTTGTTGGGTTATACCTTGCTGGCCTTGGCTCCAATACTGTTGGTGATTATGAATTCGTTCAAATCCCGGCGGGCCATCTTTAATGACCCTTTGGCGCTTCCTACCGTTGATAGCTTTTCATTGGTTGGCTATCAACGTGTGTTGGAACGCTCGGATTTCGGGCTGTACTTCGGCAACAGCATACTGGTCACTGTGATTCCACTGTTTCTGGTGTTGTTGTTTGGGGCCATGTGCGCGTGGGCGCTGGCGGAATATCGCTTTCGCGGCAGTCGCTTGTTGGCGTTGTACA
It contains:
- a CDS encoding outer membrane protein assembly factor BamD, giving the protein MFRRFSIFALLVSLLILAGCSGNQTRITTEADSYERAAEFLERGRYSQAIEQLEAMESRFPFGAYATQVQLDLIYASYSDRQYDVAMRRANRFIRLQPAHPDIDYVYYLRGLTSFGMAEQTAGLLSTRNPVDRDISGYERTFAQLREFLTLYPDSEFVEPAKGIMQISRTRLAEYNLNVATYYYQVKKPEAALARLNRLFEDFAGEHVQADGLALAARAYEMQGDDERAAQMVSILRAEFPESDLVRGETLVADFRFRRPLIFWLTLGVVG
- the rluD gene encoding 23S rRNA pseudouridine(1911/1915/1917) synthase RluD; the protein is MQELIEMEAQVPVSMGGQRVDQIAAQLFPEYSRSRLQGWLKSGQMLVDDQPAKPKDKLVGGEWLRVEAELEVFSEWRAEPVDFPIHYEDESIIVVNKPAGLTVHPGAGTPNGTLLNGLLHYDPDLASVPRAGIVHRLDKDTTGLMVVARTIEAQTALVRDLQEREISREYEAVCKGVMTGGGIVDEPIGRHGTQRTKMAVRPMGKPATTHYRVLQKFANHTHVRLKLESGRTHQIRVHMDHIHYPLVGDPVYGGQFSFPRDISDRLKEALQGFRRQALHAKALGLFHPETGEWMEWEIDLPEDMQQLLHVIAEESPNDEY
- the pgeF gene encoding peptidoglycan editing factor PgeF, whose product is MTNTDGLLIPEWDDLPDGIHAVTTTRLGGFSEAPYSSFNLAHHVGDDLPSVKRNRARLADLLELPAVPQWLSQVHGIQVMRFLEPEVATLQADASYTNKPGVPLAIMTADCLPVLIASKDGEELGAAHAGWRGLCDGVIEALTGHFRARPDELTVWLGPAIGPEAFEVGAEVRTAFMAVDPKAELCFVEQSNGKYLADIYGLVRQRLTRLGISSVSGGEYCTVTDKEHFFSYRRDGKTGRMATLIWR
- a CDS encoding DUF3081 family protein codes for the protein MLEKMDPYTLLQAYQVIIDQGTATTDGARTFQGLTAQAGYDGYNVTLSDGTVTVVLMFHQKCAVESPSGRATAQFLKRIERLLEGHA
- a CDS encoding ATP-binding protein yields the protein MTNAAEKSPLWRLMPSSLIARLLIVMVAGVSTAQIVTSAIWAGQVSSDAKQSLSESVRYLALSMASTVQYFSALPDNVRPIVLDQQREIGGSRYFLNLNQNPITLPEQMSHSLRSLILEEVNAVLADELGVNDVQSALVMPEHAVVFTNGTLLTDLPDRWIRQSLVLEPRPAPLLVSQVKLRDGSWMYIATLLPDPYILDKTRALTGERWLSLLLSLLIVGVLSVWFVRWQTRPLADLAAAADAFGRGMDHAPLQDSGLRELDATARAFGVMESRIQRYMTDRERLFGAISHDLRTPITRLKLRTELLEDGQLQQEFNEDLDELELMVKGALQSVRDSDIHEDPHAIDLSRLLQKLARDNTLAGHPVTVRIASQPNFIGKPLALKRCLSNLIDNAVFYGERADIILEANTSHLVIRILDNGPGISDDDMKKLFEPYTRLAHGRHLNKNGMGLGLGIARAIIHGHGGELELHNRTTGGLEVRVVLPLSN
- a CDS encoding response regulator, producing MNKTLYVVDDDQKIRELLKTYLERNNYNVAVAADGETFLDDFPRCAHEVSVVILDIMLPGQDGFSVCRALRSQSDVPIIMLTANAEETDRVVGLELGADDYLAKPFSPRELLARIKAILRRYEPAHTTESAGRYYRFRDYWLDTLERSLLTPQDGWQNLNGADYQLLHFFIRHAGEVITRTRLMELTRGRDMGPLDRYLDVQISRLRQRLGDDGKTAQLIKTVRGEGYVFSAEVTRHKDIPQHD
- a CDS encoding ABC transporter substrate-binding protein; protein product: MLKRLMAIPLLLSATALAQPLEVLHWWTSAGEHAAADILRQQLTHAQVEWQDYAVPGGGGDSAMAVLKARVIAGQHPGAAQIIGPNIRLWARLGYLQPLDDWSTAWPGERYATLETLTHADGVRTAVPVSIHRINWMWLNPALFQQYNLPLPTSWSQVFQAAEVFQAAGIVPLAHGAQAWQTATLFETLLLSVGGPEFYRAYFVDLDPNALHDVRVAEALSLLRRLKGIMDPQNQNREWQEASQMVINGDAAMQIMGDWVKGEFTAQHKLPGKDYLCMPVPGTAQNHLYSADTFVFFRSNKADTQRAQAAFAHTVLDEETQRRFSLAKGTIPARADIKLEGFDDCSQTSAHVFREAEQAGLLAPSMAHSMATSPGVESAIFDTLHRFFRDDSIPIEITQLRLAQILSALSDHE
- a CDS encoding ABC transporter substrate-binding protein encodes the protein MKKLMRMAVATALVAAGTAAQAGNLTIESWRVDDRDLWEDVLIPAFQAKHPNINVRFVPTSPTEYDSSLNARLQAGTAGDLITCRPFDVSLNLFMQGRLADVTRLPAMDNFADFAKSAWSTDDGQRQFCMPMASVIHGFLYNKEIFAELGIEAPKTEAEFFAVLDRIKDGSRYTPLALGTNDQWEANQIVFTSIGAPYWGGEQGRQALLAGEARFLDDEFVNAFGQMARWGEYMGRGYQAQTYGDSQNLFALGRAAIYPSGSWDIGYFNQQADFEFGAFPPPIPTGADRCVISDHTDIGMGINSASPNKAEAELFLTWLASAEFADLFTNEVTGFFSLANHAVDVRDPVAAEMIGWRQDCDSTIRLNAQIMNRGNPNMEQELWVVGSQVLNGQMTPEDAARRIHTGFASWYQPR
- a CDS encoding carbohydrate ABC transporter permease, encoding MVTDAQRRFPWHIIFFLGPAVLIYTVFSAWPLLDTLRLSLFTETGPGTRAFYGVGNFITLLTDPNWSVPFWNALWNNTKFFLIHMLVQNPIGLLLAALISLRGLRGAKVYRTLIFLPTLLSVVIIGFIWQLILSPLWGVSEGLLEAIGLGHLFDAWLGNESSALITLALISVWQFVGIPLMLIYASLIAVPDELIEAAVVEGASAWRIFWQIKLPLILPTMGLVTILTFVGNFNAFELIYAVKGALAGPNFSTDILGTFFYRTFFGYQSQIGSATMGATVASMMFFVILCGVAAYFFVIQRRLQRYEM